GGTTTGCAGACCATCTTTCTTCGGCATCATTACATCGAGTATGAGTAAATCAGGACTATGTTTTTCAACAAGTGAGATGCCTTCTTCTCCATCAGAAGCAAGAACCACTCCATACCCCTCCAGCTCCAGATTTAACTGAAGGCTGCGGCGTACCGATTCATCGTCCTCAATGACTCCGATCACACAGTTAGACACGAAACCGTCCTAAGTTCGTAAAACGTCAATAGTGAGGCAACGGCCCCAACTCGGACCTTTTACATAGCCTCTTTCAACCCCTTAACACCATAGACAATTCCCTATGGTACATGAAATTACTCCCATAGAAAGGATTCATTTCTGAGTTGCCGTGATATTTTGAACACGTTCGTTGGGCCTATTCAACAGAGCTCGAGGAGCAGAAATGCCATCTCATTCTCAATGCTACCCCCTCATGACACCATAACTATATGTTTTTACTGATATAAATACGTCTATTCCTCCTCCCTTTGCCACCCAAAACGTGCTGCAGACCTCCATTCGTAAATTATGGGAACATCCCTGCTCCCCCGTTCCAACGAGCGCCACCCGAAAACTCCCAAAGGGGAAGGAGAAAACTTGCTCCCAAATACTTGATTTGAATAGCGTTGATCGTTAACGTTTTAGGCTCTGATGGAATCTGTGGCGTGGTAAAAGGCGCCCCGTCTCCCAATCTGAGCAGGAAGGGAAGATTGATTCGTGTAACAGCGTGATTCGTGTAACAGGAGAGAGTCGTCGCTCGGGCCGCTTGTTGGCGGGAGACTTCATTGGCGGGAGAGTAGTGCCGCGCAAGATGCCCACCCGAGGATTGTGCGATACACAGGTACGATTTGCAGTATGAGATTTCATTTGCAGTATGAGAAGCGACAGAAGGCAAGATTTTTAGACAAGAGGCGGTAATAATGACAGAAGAGAACAACACACATCCAGAAAGTGGTTACGCAATTGTGAGAGTTGGCTCTCACTCACATAAAGTCGCTCTTGGTGACCGAGTCGTCGTAGAGTGGGCGTTAGCGGTTCCAGCAGACGGAGAGAATGCAGAACTCCCCTCCGAAATTGTGTTCGAAGAAGTTTTACTTTCAAAGCCGGAAAATGGAACAGCTCTCGTAGGGACTCCGTTAGTTGAAGGAGCGTCCGTCACAGGCAAGGTCATTGGTACAAAGAGTGGTGACAAGCTAACGAGCTACAAGAAAACCCGCCGACACGGATTCCACAAGAAGAAAGGTCACCGACAGAAGTTTGTAGAAGTGGAAATAGCCTCCATTGGATAACTTCTCAAGAGACCAAGGTATTTGAAGAGCACCGAAAAGGCGAACGAAGAACAGTTAAGAGAGGAATGAAAAATGGCACATAAGAAAGCGGGTGGTAGTTCCAAAAATGGTCGTGACTCACGGGGAAAGCGACTCGGCATTAAGAAGTTTGGTGGTGAATCAGTTCGAGCAGGGAATATTCTTGTTCGTCAGAGAGGGACAACCGTACACGCTGGAGCGAATGTTGGAGTAGGCTCAGACTACACCCTCTTTGCGCTTGTAGATGGCACGGTGCAGTTTACCACCAATAACAAGAAAAGCGTCAGCATCTTGCCAGCTGAAAACGCCTAGTACACGTTCATCCATCCAGGCATAA
This genomic window from bacterium contains:
- the rplU gene encoding 50S ribosomal protein L21 → MTEENNTHPESGYAIVRVGSHSHKVALGDRVVVEWALAVPADGENAELPSEIVFEEVLLSKPENGTALVGTPLVEGASVTGKVIGTKSGDKLTSYKKTRRHGFHKKKGHRQKFVEVEIASIG
- a CDS encoding 50S ribosomal protein L27; translation: MAHKKAGGSSKNGRDSRGKRLGIKKFGGESVRAGNILVRQRGTTVHAGANVGVGSDYTLFALVDGTVQFTTNNKKSVSILPAENA